A segment of the Arachis hypogaea cultivar Tifrunner chromosome 5, arahy.Tifrunner.gnm2.J5K5, whole genome shotgun sequence genome:
GCTGACAGAGGGAACTCTTCCGTACATGGAACCTCCTTTGGCCAACCATATACGGTGGCCGAAGATGAGAACACAAGCTGGAATcattcaaataaataagaaatcaGTTAAATAAGCATAATTACAACTATGTATCATCATTTTAGAGGAGGGAAAAACTAGCAGCACAGAAGAAAAAAGCAACAGAAAAGTCACACGAGTGTTTGACAATGCTCTCAAAAATATTCCTCCACAGATGTAGTTTAAGTACTTAACTGAAATTTGAATATTATACAAGCAATATTCAGGAAATTCAATAGGCCATACAAATTATACTCCAAGCAGTAAGAAGGAACTAGAAACATAATGCATTACAGTATCATAGAAGTCTGACACTGTTGATAATATTCATTCCATGCAGATGAAGACTGTCAAGCAGGACAAAAAACAACAATGAATTTACCTTCTTGCATCCATGAGCAGCCATCACTTCCAACAGAGTGATGGTCCCAATCAAGTTGTTGTTATAATACAGTAACGGTTTCTGCACACTTTCACCTACTGCTTTCAGTCCAGCAAAATGTATCACAGCATCAAACCTacataaaatgataaaaagataagaacgGTTATTTCAAAGATCAAGCACAACTATAACCGAACATTAAGCACCAACAAGGAGGggcatataaattataattattatcacTGAAACTTGTGCCATAATCCTTACTTTGTGGAAGCAAATATTTGGTCAAGTGCAGCTCTGTCTCTGAGGTCAGTCTGCAGTGattaaaacataatgaaaacaaGTCAATCCCTATCCGAATAAAGTGATTTCAAGTATGCTCAATAAGACACATAATCTCATGATTAAAAAGTGCTTAGCATGTATGTTTTAAGTTGTTTACCTAGTAATGACACATGCAAAGTAGAATCAAGCTACAGCCCTGATAACCAAACTTCATAAATAAGGAAACCACTAGTTTTTTAACCCCCAAAAAAAGTCTCGAGTTCCCAAGAAATAATCACGATTGAGTTGAATTTTGGATTTTAAAAAGGCAAGACAGTTTACATCAACAAATGAATTATGAATTGTGAATTATGTACATAAAGATGCAACTTGTGGATCAAATTTGACACCATACATAGAAAGTACTACTAGAACAAGATTGGATCTAAAGAACATAATATACCAGCCGATTCGccatcaaatcaaataaatagtACATCATGAACTTGTAAgttgaatttgaaaattgaaaccgAGAGCACCTAATCCGTTACTCTAAAAAACACAGCTAAACTTTACACTGTCGGCGTCTTGTTTAGACGCAACAATGTCACAGAgagaaaaaaagattaaaaacaaaaacacaaaacttGTGCTGTTTTCGGACCCACCGCAATCATAAAAACACAGCTCAAATCGAATCCAATGAcagaaattaacaaaaataaaatactaaaacagCAAGCACAAATCGGTAAAAGCTATATAAGGATTCTTCAAGAGAAAAATAAGCATATCTAAATTAAGTAGGACCGACCTGGTGAAAGATGAGGTTGCCAGCGAATTCACCGGCGAGCTCCTTGACTCTGTGGATGGCAACTTCGGAAGAATTATCCAAGTTATCAACAACGACGGTCCTGAAGCCGCCGAGAAGGAGCTGAAGGACGGTGTGGCTGCCGATGTAACCGGCACCGCCGGTAACGAGGACAGTTTTAGGAGCCATATTAGAGGTAGTTAAAGAGGAGTTGAGAGACGAAGAAGAGTGGGAAGAAAATGACTGAGTATTATTAGAAGGAAGGTTGTTATGAGAAGAACGAAAGGGATTTAAATAAGGGGAGGAAGGTGGAGTAGAAGAAGGGAAGTTGATGCTGACGCGAGAAGCCATTTTGTTTTTGGAAGTAAGTAAGGAAGCGAGAATTCTGTGACGCGAAAGAGATGGTTATAGTGGGAGAGgttatgtaaaattaatttgGGAATGGGAATGCAAATTTTGATGCGAATATATTTATGGAGGGGGAAgaaggaagggagggggggaaACAGATCAGCCACGTGGCTTTCCAGTAGGTACGATTCCCGTGTCTTCGCTCTTTCCTTTCTGCGGCCACCTTTCTATTGCTGTCAATCTGtccttcattcattcattcattcattccccTCTCTTCTtattagtagtagttttcttttcttttcttttcttttccttttggtttCTTTGGGAAACAGTTTTCATTGACTGATTGAGtcgttaaaaaattataatttggtgGACGGTTCCACACTTATGGTAGGCCTGTTTTGCTGGACGGGTCTATGGtgttttttacttttcttctcgtacattgtttttattttattttattttgtttttactgTAAAACTTAATTCAGGACGGTGTGTTTTTTACTCAGTGAAATTATAAGATTATATATTGTGTTTGTTTGAgtgtaattattttaataaaaagattttaataatttttttatttttttaatgtatttgataaattttttgtagtaaaaaaaatattaaaaataaaaataattttttttgtgagaagctgtaatttatatttaaaaaaaattttaaaaatatttttatgtgataaataaataaaaaaaattttttatattattatacttaaatataattaatagataaaaaaaatttatataaaatattcaaacataaaattacttttatttttatataaaatttttttataaaaaaataactcaaaaaatttttttcttaaaaatctatCCAAACAAAGTCATGATAGATGTTTCgtataaaaactaaaaaggtGGTTCTTATATATAGTTATCAGGTTTCTtagatataaataaattaattataatattaagtgAAAGTAATTACAATCATATATTTATGTCTTTTAACACATTCATTATGTAAAATAtaagagtataaaaataattgatttttctgtatttttagaaataaataaaaagataagcaatgaaaaaaatgaataaagtattattttagtctttaatatttGAACTAAATCTTAACTTTATCTAtaacatttaaaatattatatttttatctcaaatatattaattttatctttttcttagttcttttgtcaaaattaatttttttaaatatcattttttctattattcttttattattctattattttcaCTCTCAAATCACTATAATcatcattataattattataattacgaTTTTTATTGCTATTTACAAAAAAACtctaataaaaaagaatatttttaaaataaaaaagaatatttttgaaataaaaaaatttaattttgatcaaaaaattaaaataagatgaaATAGAATATTtgagactaaaataaaatattttaaatattagagataaaattaatatttgagtTTGTGAGTACTAAGAATTGAAACAAAATATATTGCTATTGTTTTTCTACTATTTGAAAACatagatttattttaaaaagcCAAACACATTTCCTAATGGGGAAATATGTAGTGTTTGATATTACAATCAAGTTGTCACTAATTATTTCAATGATGATACATGAGATCaagttattttaataattaaatttaatcaaacTGATTTAATAGCTTAAAAAATAATAGCTAAAAATTTTAATGGAAGAATGAGGACGAGAAAAAGAGATGTGatataagagagaaaaaaaatttaatcgaacttagtttaaaaaataatttatcgtCTAATATTTTATgcatacaataatttattattaaactaatttatcGTCTAATATTTTATgcatacaataatttattaataaatttgtgATGGATTAATTTTTAATCTGTTAAATTAGAAGATATagtagataattaaaaaaaatctagta
Coding sequences within it:
- the LOC112801411 gene encoding UDP-glucose 4-epimerase GEPI48 isoform X2 yields the protein MASRVSINFPSSTPPSSPYLNPFRSSHNNLPSNNTQSFSSHSSSSLNSSLTTSNMAPKTVLVTGGAGYIGSHTVLQLLLGGFRTVVVDNLDNSSEVAIHRVKELAGEFAGNLIFHQTDLRDRAALDQIFASTKFDAVIHFAGLKAVGESVQKPLLYYNNNLIGTITLLEVMAAHGCKKLVFSSSATVYGWPKEVPCTEEFPLSAMNPYGRTKVRDYIHVVDLADGHIAALLKLDEPNIGCEVYNLGTGKGTSVLEMVKAFEKASGKKIPLVMAGRRAGDAEIVYASTEKAERELKWKAKYGIEEMCRDQWNWASKNPYGYGSEDSKDSTD
- the LOC112801411 gene encoding UDP-glucose 4-epimerase GEPI48 isoform X1 — encoded protein: MASRVSINFPSSTPPSSPYLNPFRSSHNNLPSNNTQSFSSHSSSSLNSSLTTSNMAPKTVLVTGGAGYIGSHTVLQLLLGGFRTVVVDNLDNSSEVAIHRVKELAGEFAGNLIFHQTDLRDRAALDQIFASTKFDAVIHFAGLKAVGESVQKPLLYYNNNLIGTITLLEVMAAHGCKKLVFSSSATVYGWPKEVPCTEEFPLSAMNPYGRTKLTIEEICRDVYHSEQDWKIILLRYFNPVGAHPSGHIGEDPRGIPNNLMPFVQQVAVGRRPALTVFGTDYNTVDGTGVRDYIHVVDLADGHIAALLKLDEPNIGCEVYNLGTGKGTSVLEMVKAFEKASGKKIPLVMAGRRAGDAEIVYASTEKAERELKWKAKYGIEEMCRDQWNWASKNPYGYGSEDSKDSTD